The following are encoded together in the Echinicola jeungdonensis genome:
- a CDS encoding pseudouridine synthase: MELPILFEDDFYIAINKPAGLLVHKTSLAMDAEPVYAMQLLRDQIGQRVYPIHRIDRPTSGILWFAKSPDVVRVFQELFLDKEIKKYYLAIVRGYTKEEQGLINQPLKKNLNKDLQEAQTEYLRLGQIEIPEASSPRHSTSRYSLVRAFPHTGRMHQIRRHFAHERNYIIGDKTHGDNKQNRFFRMHFQMPNMLLHAWKTQMNHPVTGKEIHVEAPVPSYFNKILKEFNWESLVHEVKYDS, translated from the coding sequence ATGGAATTACCTATCCTTTTTGAAGATGATTTTTACATTGCCATTAATAAGCCGGCAGGGCTTTTGGTTCATAAGACCAGTCTGGCTATGGATGCCGAGCCGGTATATGCCATGCAGCTCTTAAGGGATCAAATTGGACAGAGGGTTTATCCCATTCATCGGATTGACCGCCCTACTTCAGGAATTTTGTGGTTTGCCAAATCTCCTGATGTGGTAAGGGTTTTCCAGGAATTATTCTTGGACAAGGAAATCAAAAAATATTACCTGGCAATTGTAAGAGGATATACTAAAGAGGAACAGGGTCTTATAAATCAACCCTTAAAGAAAAACTTAAATAAGGATCTTCAGGAAGCACAGACCGAGTACCTGCGGTTAGGTCAAATAGAAATTCCGGAAGCTTCCTCTCCCAGGCATTCCACCAGTCGTTATTCTTTGGTTAGGGCTTTTCCTCATACCGGTAGAATGCATCAGATCCGCAGGCATTTTGCTCATGAGCGGAATTATATCATTGGTGATAAGACTCATGGAGACAACAAACAAAACCGCTTTTTTAGAATGCATTTTCAAATGCCCAACATGTTGCTCCATGCCTGGAAAACCCAAATGAACCACCCAGTCACAGGAAAGGAAATCCATGTAGAAGCCCCTGTTCCCTCCTATTTTAATAAAATTCTCAAGGAATTTAATTGGGAATCACTGGTCCATGAGGTCAAATATGACAGTTGA
- a CDS encoding zinc ribbon domain-containing protein YjdM, with product MTEFPPCPKCGSEFTYPMDLLLVCPECGYEWNPDEIAEEEETGLVVKDANGTALQDGDSVIVVKNLPVKGYPQPIKAGTKVKNIRLTEGDHNIDCKIEGFGSMALKSEFVKKA from the coding sequence ATGACCGAATTTCCTCCCTGCCCAAAATGTGGCTCTGAATTTACCTACCCCATGGACTTGTTACTGGTTTGCCCAGAATGTGGTTATGAATGGAATCCTGATGAGATTGCCGAGGAAGAAGAAACTGGACTGGTGGTTAAAGATGCCAATGGGACAGCACTTCAAGATGGCGATAGCGTGATTGTAGTGAAAAATCTGCCCGTAAAGGGTTATCCCCAACCTATTAAAGCAGGAACAAAAGTCAAAAATATCCGGCTGACCGAAGGAGACCATAATATTGATTGCAAAATTGAGGGTTTTGGGTCTATGGCATTAAAGTCGGAATTTGTCAAAAAAGCATAA